Proteins co-encoded in one Bacillus infantis NRRL B-14911 genomic window:
- the lpdA gene encoding dihydrolipoyl dehydrogenase yields MAQEYDLVILGGGTGGYVAAIRASQLGLKTAVVEKGKLGGTCLHNGCIPSKALLRSAEVYATARHAEEFGVLTGDVSVNFGKVQERKNKIIDQLHKGVQHLMKQGKIDVFEGLGRILGPSIFSPMPGTISVEMNNGSENEMLIPKNVIVSTGSRPRTLPGLEIDGTQVMTSDEALEMTEIPKSIIIVGGGVIGIEWASMLSDFGSEVTVIEYADRIIPTEDREISKEMQRLMKKKGVKFAVGAKVLPETLQKGEEVKISAEIKGEKKEFSAEKLLVSVGRQANTEGIGLENTDIQIEKGFISVNEYFQTKESHIYAIGDVIGGLQLAHVASHEGITAVEHIANENPSPLDYSLISKCIYSSPEAASVGLTEDEAKEKGHDVKTGKFSFRAIGKALVFGESDGFVKIVADKETDDILGVHMIGPHVTDMISEAGLAKVLDATPWEVAHTIHPHPTLSEAIGEAALAVDGKAIHG; encoded by the coding sequence TTGGCACAAGAATACGACTTAGTCATACTAGGCGGAGGCACAGGGGGCTATGTAGCCGCCATCCGCGCTTCACAGCTGGGCCTAAAGACGGCAGTTGTCGAAAAAGGGAAACTGGGGGGCACTTGCCTCCATAACGGATGCATCCCGAGCAAGGCGCTCCTTAGAAGTGCAGAAGTATATGCCACCGCCCGCCATGCTGAAGAGTTCGGCGTTTTAACAGGAGATGTTTCGGTCAACTTCGGCAAGGTGCAGGAAAGGAAAAACAAGATTATTGACCAGCTCCATAAAGGTGTCCAGCATCTGATGAAGCAAGGGAAAATCGATGTCTTCGAAGGTCTTGGCAGAATCCTGGGCCCATCCATTTTTTCTCCTATGCCGGGAACCATTTCAGTTGAAATGAACAATGGCAGCGAGAATGAAATGCTGATTCCCAAAAACGTCATCGTATCCACGGGGTCCCGCCCGCGGACGCTCCCTGGACTCGAAATAGATGGAACCCAGGTGATGACATCTGACGAAGCACTCGAGATGACCGAGATTCCAAAGTCTATTATTATTGTAGGCGGCGGAGTAATTGGCATTGAGTGGGCTTCCATGCTTTCCGATTTCGGATCAGAAGTTACAGTCATCGAGTATGCAGACCGCATCATTCCAACAGAAGATAGGGAGATCTCCAAGGAAATGCAGCGGCTGATGAAGAAAAAAGGCGTTAAGTTTGCTGTTGGGGCCAAGGTCCTTCCAGAAACGCTCCAAAAAGGTGAAGAAGTGAAAATTTCTGCTGAAATTAAAGGCGAGAAGAAGGAATTCTCTGCTGAAAAGCTCCTCGTTTCTGTGGGCCGCCAGGCTAATACGGAAGGCATCGGTCTTGAAAACACCGACATCCAGATTGAAAAAGGGTTTATTTCGGTCAATGAATATTTTCAGACAAAAGAATCGCATATCTACGCAATTGGCGATGTCATCGGCGGACTGCAGCTCGCCCATGTGGCTTCCCATGAAGGAATCACTGCAGTGGAGCATATCGCAAATGAAAATCCTTCACCGCTGGATTACAGCCTGATATCCAAATGCATATACAGCTCACCTGAAGCTGCGAGTGTGGGGCTGACAGAGGATGAAGCAAAGGAAAAGGGCCATGATGTAAAGACAGGCAAATTCTCCTTCCGTGCTATCGGCAAAGCCCTTGTGTTCGGGGAATCGGACGGTTTCGTCAAAATTGTCGCTGATAAAGAAACAGATGATATCCTTGGGGTCCATATGATCGGCCCTCATGTCACAGATATGATTTCCGAGGCCGGACTGGCAAAGGTGCTGGATGCTACACCATGGGAAGTAGCTCACACCATCCATCCGCACCCAACCCTTTCCGAAGCCATCGGAGAAGCAGCCCTCGCAGTAGACGGCAAAGCTATACATGGCTAG
- the buk gene encoding butyrate kinase — protein MQVHNHRILVINPGSTSTKIGVFDNDISIFEKTIRHDSGEINSFEKIIDQYAFRKRTILEALDQEGMNISKLDAVCGRGGLLRPIEGGTYGVNEEMLRDLREGYSGQHASNLGGIIAFEIASGLNIPSYIVDPVVVDELEDIARISGFALIERKSIFHALNQKAVARRVAKKLGRKYEDLNLIVAHMGGGITVGVHKMGKVADVNNGLHGDGPFSPERAGTVPAGDLVDLCFSGDFYRDEIMKKLVGQGGLVGYLGTNDAVEVEKMIEKGSEEAKLVYSAMAYQVAKEIGSAGAALSGRVDAIILTGGLAYGKEFIKDISSRINWIADVIVQPGENELQALAEGALRVLRGEEAEKNYPGSEKNKATV, from the coding sequence TTGCAGGTACACAACCATCGAATTCTCGTAATCAACCCAGGTTCAACTTCCACGAAAATCGGAGTATTCGATAATGATATATCCATTTTTGAAAAGACGATCCGCCATGATTCCGGGGAAATCAATTCATTTGAAAAAATCATCGATCAATATGCCTTCAGGAAAAGGACAATCCTCGAAGCACTGGACCAAGAAGGCATGAATATTTCCAAGCTTGATGCCGTCTGCGGGCGCGGCGGTCTTCTGCGGCCGATCGAGGGGGGCACATACGGGGTAAATGAAGAGATGCTCCGCGATCTGAGGGAAGGCTATTCAGGCCAGCACGCATCCAATCTCGGCGGGATCATTGCCTTCGAAATAGCGTCAGGCCTTAACATTCCTTCTTATATAGTAGATCCTGTCGTAGTGGACGAGCTTGAAGATATTGCGAGGATTTCAGGATTTGCCCTGATCGAAAGAAAGAGCATCTTCCATGCCCTTAATCAGAAAGCGGTAGCCAGACGGGTCGCTAAAAAGCTGGGCAGGAAATATGAAGATTTAAATCTGATCGTTGCCCATATGGGCGGCGGGATCACTGTGGGCGTCCATAAGATGGGAAAAGTCGCTGATGTGAACAACGGGCTTCATGGAGATGGCCCATTCAGCCCGGAAAGGGCAGGCACCGTCCCGGCAGGAGATCTGGTGGACCTTTGTTTTTCAGGGGACTTCTATCGCGATGAAATCATGAAAAAGCTTGTTGGCCAGGGCGGCCTTGTCGGTTATTTGGGGACGAACGATGCGGTCGAGGTCGAAAAAATGATTGAAAAGGGCAGTGAAGAAGCTAAGCTGGTCTACTCCGCGATGGCCTATCAGGTCGCCAAGGAGATTGGATCGGCAGGTGCAGCCCTATCCGGCAGGGTGGATGCCATTATTTTGACAGGCGGACTAGCCTACGGGAAGGAATTCATCAAGGATATAAGCAGCCGGATCAATTGGATAGCGGATGTCATTGTGCAGCCTGGTGAGAACGAGCTTCAGGCACTGGCAGAAGGAGCCCTGAGGGTGCTGCGCGGCGAGGAAGCAGAAAAGAATTATCCCGGCTCGGAAAAAAATAAAGCAACGGTTTAG
- the bcd gene encoding branched-chain amino acid dehydrogenase, giving the protein MELFKYMETYDYEQLVFCQDKQSGLKAIIAIHDTTLGPALGGTRMWTYESEEAAIEDALRLARGMTYKNAAAGLNLGGGKTVIIGDPRKDKNEELFRAFGRYIQGLNGRYITAEDVGTTVADMDMIHEETDYVTGISPAFGSSGNPSPVTAYGVYRGMKAAAKEAFGSDSLEGKVIAVQGVGNVAFNLCRHLHEEGASLIVTDINKEAVQRAVDEFGAKAVNPDEIYGVECDIYAPCALGAVINDSTIPQLKAKVIAGAANNQLKDTAHGDLIHEMGIVYAPDYVINAGGVINVADELYGYNRDRAMKKVETIYNNIEKVIEIAKRDAIPTYKAADRMAEERIERMRNSRSQFLQNGHHILSRR; this is encoded by the coding sequence ATGGAACTATTCAAATATATGGAGACTTATGATTATGAGCAGCTTGTATTCTGTCAGGATAAACAATCAGGACTGAAGGCAATCATCGCCATCCATGATACAACTCTTGGACCGGCTCTCGGCGGTACGCGCATGTGGACGTATGAGTCTGAAGAGGCGGCAATTGAAGATGCCCTGCGCCTGGCCAGGGGGATGACTTATAAGAATGCAGCAGCCGGCCTGAATCTGGGCGGAGGCAAAACGGTCATCATCGGAGATCCCCGCAAGGACAAGAATGAGGAGCTGTTCCGTGCGTTCGGCCGCTATATCCAAGGGCTGAACGGCCGTTATATTACTGCCGAGGATGTAGGCACAACGGTAGCAGACATGGATATGATCCATGAGGAAACAGATTATGTCACGGGCATTTCACCGGCTTTCGGTTCTTCCGGAAATCCTTCACCGGTCACGGCATACGGCGTATATCGCGGAATGAAGGCAGCTGCAAAAGAAGCTTTCGGCAGCGATTCACTGGAAGGGAAAGTCATTGCCGTGCAGGGAGTAGGAAATGTGGCATTCAATCTTTGCCGCCATCTGCATGAAGAAGGCGCAAGTCTGATTGTGACTGATATCAACAAAGAGGCAGTTCAGCGCGCAGTCGATGAGTTTGGTGCAAAGGCAGTGAATCCGGATGAGATTTACGGAGTAGAATGTGACATCTATGCACCATGTGCCCTGGGAGCTGTCATCAATGATTCAACCATACCTCAGCTGAAGGCCAAGGTAATTGCCGGTGCAGCCAACAACCAGCTGAAAGATACTGCTCACGGTGATCTGATCCATGAAATGGGAATCGTCTATGCCCCTGATTATGTCATCAATGCCGGCGGGGTCATCAATGTAGCTGACGAGCTGTACGGGTATAACCGCGACAGGGCTATGAAAAAAGTTGAGACCATTTACAACAATATTGAAAAAGTAATTGAAATCGCCAAAAGAGACGCTATTCCTACTTATAAGGCCGCTGACCGTATGGCTGAGGAAAGAATTGAAAGAATGCGTAATTCACGGAGCCAATTTCTTCAGAACGGGCACCACATCCTTAGCAGGCGCTAA